In Dunckerocampus dactyliophorus isolate RoL2022-P2 chromosome 14, RoL_Ddac_1.1, whole genome shotgun sequence, one DNA window encodes the following:
- the nid1a gene encoding nidogen-1 isoform X2 yields MACWLVCATLLGFVASVQSIATEDFFPFGPSAGDQLLEAGNDQTHRLELEKPALFYDGTFDSIFINTNGFVATAEPKSESTYLGKMPAQFGMIAALHGDLDTSDGVGKVFFRQDSSPDVLRRAAEHINRAFPDDKEVSPTHAAVITWVDVARSEHQSRGDSVDQKRNTFQLVIASLETASNAILLYPRDGIQYTSSPVKDTSVILHAGFSKGLVKGFLFSSQGPYYRTTADDDASVSALAEQTNSGLRGVWVYEIGTSPYFTNVAPGEVSDLPTEATPHVSTDVPEEAPDDRRVFTNGQQVEYPPFEPEGEEIDVQPVQYQPHQPDNPEVVVVVDDTDINVDVFAYNLGTCANNRNKCSQFADCKDHSSGYCCHCRPGFYGNGIQCVAEGKPQRMNGKVHGQVYVGNSPTPERFNSNDLHSYVVVNDGRSYVAISDIPHSLGPSLLPLSAMGGVIGWAFALEQPGFKNGFSIIGGVFTRQAEVTFLPGNEKLTIRQEFKGITEHDHLAVSTTLEGRVPEVPRDATVQVEPYSEIYQYSNNLITSSSTRNYAVNLPDGSTEMRTFQWRQTISFQGCQHDESLRDMRPTQMLSVDQVFVMYDPNNQLIRFAMSNKIGDINGGQPEENPCFTGRHGCDTNAVCRPGDGTQFTCQCAAGFNGDGRTCYDIDECRENPQICGSHAICNNQPGTFRCECEDGYQFGNDGQTCVEVSRPVDACEEGTHTCDIPERAQCSYTGGSSYICSCLPGFVGDGRVCQDIDECQPGRCHQDAVCYNTQGSFTCQCRPGYYGDGFYCSPDRTKTQCESHRDSLLGVTEFGPRGPRPPVGQYIPTCDEDGNYEPMQCHGSTGHCWCVDRNGQEIPGTRSGPGSRPMCIDNGGVRPPVGPTPRPDVHPLPPGTHLLYAQSGRIEHVPLEGYDMKKDDAKTVLHLPEKVVIGVAYDCVDKMIYWTEITSPSISKASMQGGEPVVVIRSDLHSPEGIAIDHLGRTMFWTDSVKDHIEVASLDGSQRRVIINSDLVNPRAIITDPPNGNLYWADWNREAPKIETSYMDGSNRRVLIKDDLGLPNGLTYDSQSSLLCWADAGTHKMECIHPGRGDRRQIMEGIQYPFGVTSFGKNIYYTDWRRDAVVAVDRYTGKESDEFQPQKRTKLYGIATAYVQCPSGQNYCAVNNGGCTHLCLATPNGRSCKCPNNAFEVGCVERDSGY; encoded by the exons ATCAACACCAATGGTTTCGTTGCCACAGCGGAACCCAAAAGCGAGTCGACCTATCTTGGCAAAATGCCAGCACAATTTGGAATGATTGCAGCTCTACACGGAGATCTGGACACGAGTGACGGCGTGGGCAAGGTTTTCTTCCGTCAAGACAGCAGCCCGGATGTGCTGCGTCGGGCTGCGGAGCACATCAACAGAGCCTTCCCGGACGACAAAGAAGTCAGTCCCACCCATGCTGCGGTGATCACCTGGGTAGACGTCGCCCGCAGTGAACATCAAAGCAGAGGAGATAGCGTCGACCAGAAA AGAAACACCTTCCAACTGGTAATTGCATCACTGGAGACGGCTTCAAATGCCATACTCCTGTATCCCAGAGATGGGATTCAGTATACCAGCAGTCCTGTAAAGGACACAAGTGTCATCTTGCATGCTGGCTTCAGCAAAGGCTTGGTCAAGGGTTTCCTGTTTTCCAGTCAGGGCCCATACTACCGCACTACCGCTGATGATGATGCATCCGTCAGCGCTTTAGCTGA GCAGACCAACTCCGGCCTCAGGGGTGTTTGGGTATACGAGATTGGAACGTCACCGTATTTTACCAACGTGGCTCCAGGTGAGGTGAGCGACCTGCCCACTGAGGCTACTCCTCACGTGTCCACTGATGTCCCCGAAGAAGCCCCCGATGACAGGCGAGTTTTTACCAATGGACAACAAGTGGAGTACCCTCCTTTTGAGCCTGAAGGGGAGGAGATCGATGTCCAACCCGTTCAGTACCAGCCTCACCAACCTGATAACCCtgaagtggtggtggtggtagacGACACTGACATAAATGTAGATG TGTTTGCATACAACCTCGGGACCTGcgcaaacaacagaaataagTGTTCTCAGTTTGCTGACTGCAAGGACCACTCCAGTGGGTACTGCTGCCACTGCAGGCCTGGTTTCTACGGCAATGGGATACAGTGTGTGGCAGAGG GAAAGCCTCAGAGGATGAACGGTAAAGTTCACGGACAGGTCTATGTGGGCAACTCCCCCACTCCAGAGAGGTTCAACAGCAACGATCTGCACTCGTATGTGGTGGTGAATGATGGACGCTCCTATGTGGCCATCAGTGACATCCCTCATAGCCTTGGCCCTTCCCTGCTGCCACTGTCAGCCATGGGGGGTGTGATTGGATGGGCCTTTGCTCTGGAGCAGCCCGGCTTCAAGAACGGCTTCAGCATCATCG GGGGAGTGTTCACACGGCAGGCTGAGGTCACCTTTCTGCCTGGGAATGAAAAGCTGACTATCAGGCAGGAGTTTAAAGGCATCACTGAGCACGACCACCTTGCGGTGAGCACTACCCTGGAGGGCAGAGTCCCTGAGGTGCCTCGTGACGCCACCGTGCAGGTCGAACCGTACTCTGAGATCTACCAGTACAGCAACAACT TGATCACCTCATCCTCAACTCGGAACTACGCGGTGAACTTGCCCGATGGCTCCACTGAGATGAGGACGTTCCAGTGGCGTCAGACCATCTCCTTCCAAGGTTGCCAGCATGACGAGTCTCTAAGAGATATGCGACCCACGCAGATGCTCAGCGTGGACCAGGTCTTTGTCATGTACGACCCCAATAATCAACTCATCCGCTTCGCCATGAGCAACAAGATAGGAGACATCAATG GAGGACAGCCTGAGGAGAACCCGTGTTTCACTGGTAGACACGGCTGTGATACTAATGCTGTTTGCCGGCCTGGAGACGGGACGCAGTTCACCTGCCAGTGTGCTGCTGGCTTTAATGGTGATGGACGCACATGTTATG ACATTGACGAGTGCAGAGAGAATCCTCAGATCTGTGGCTCACACGCTATCTGCAACAACCAGCCCGGCACCTTCCGCTGTGAATGCGAAGACGGATATCAGTTTGGCAATGATGGGCAGACGTGTGTTG AGGTTAGCCGACCCGTGGACGCGTGTGAAGAGGGCACCCATACCTGTGACATTCCTGAGCGCGCCCAGTGTAGCTACACAGGAGGCTCCTCCTACATCTGCTCTTGCCTTCCAGGATTCGTAGGAGATGGAAGAGTCTGCCAAG ACATAGACGAGTGCCAGCCCGGCAGGTGCCACCAGGACGCTGTGTGTTACAACACCCAAGGGTCCTTCACCTGCCAGTGTAGGCCAGGTTACTACGGCGATGGCTTTTACTGTTCTCCAG ataggacaaaaacacaatgtgagAGCCACAGAGACAGTCTTCTGGGTGTGACAGAGTTTGGCCCAAGGGGTCCACGGCCACCTGTTGGCCAGTACATCCCCACCTGTGATGAGGATGGCAACTATGAACCCATGCAGTGCCATGGCAGCACAGGACACTGCTGGTGTGTGGACCGAAACGGTCAGGAGATCCCAGGGACTCGCTCTGGGCCCGGCAGTAGACCCATGT gCATTGACAATGGTGGAGTGAGACCACCTGTTGGACCCACCCCTCGACCCGATGTCCACCCTTTGCCTCCGGGAACACACCTGTTGTACGCTCAGAGTGGCAGAATAGAGCATGTCCCCCTGGAAGGTTATGATATGAAGAAAGACGATGCCAAGACTGTCCTTCATCTACCT GAGAAAGTGGTCATTGGAGTGGCCTACGACTGCGTGGACAAGATGATCTACTGGACCGAGATCACGTCTCCATCAATCAGCAAGGCCAGCATGCAGGGCGGAGAACCTGTGGTGGTCATTAGATCAG ATTTGCACAGCCCAGAGGGGATTGCAATTGACCATCTGGGACGAACTATGTTCTGGACGGATTCTGTGAAGGATCACATCGAGGTGGCCTCACTTGATGGTTCTCAGCGACGTGTCATCATAAACTCAGATCTTGTCAACCCTCGTGCTATTATCACTGATCCCCCTAATGG TAATCTGTACTGGGCCGACTGGAACCGAGAGGCTCCCAAGATTGAGACCTCTTACATGGACGGATCCAACAGGCGGGTGCTGATTAAGGATGATCTCGGTCTGCCCAACGGCTTGACTTATGACTCTCAAAGCTCTCTGCTTTGTTGGGCAGATGCTG GCACACATAAAATGGAGTGTATCCATCCTGGCCGAGGTGATCGCAGACAGATCATGGAGGGCATTCAGTACCCGTTTGGGGTCACGTCTTTTGGGAAGAACATCTACTACACTGACTGGCGAAG GGACGCTGTGGTTGCGGTGGACCGCTATACTGGCAAGGAGTCTGATGAGTTCCAGCCTCAGAAACGTACCAAGTTATATGGGATCGCCACAGCTTATGTGCAGTGTCCTTCAG GACAAAACTACTGTGCGGTGAACAACGGCGGCTGCACACACCTCTGCTTAGCAACACCAAACGGTCGCTCCTGCAAATGCCCCAACAATGCATTTGAAGTAGGCTGTGTAGAGAGAGACAGTGGGTACTAA
- the nid1a gene encoding nidogen-1 isoform X1 — translation MACWLVCATLLGFVASVQSIATEDFFPFGPSAGDQLLEAGNDQTHRLELEKPALFYDGTFDSIFINTNGFVATAEPKSESTYLGKMPAQFGMIAALHGDLDTSDGVGKVFFRQDSSPDVLRRAAEHINRAFPDDKEVSPTHAAVITWVDVARSEHQSRGDSVDQKFISLQRNTFQLVIASLETASNAILLYPRDGIQYTSSPVKDTSVILHAGFSKGLVKGFLFSSQGPYYRTTADDDASVSALAEQTNSGLRGVWVYEIGTSPYFTNVAPGEVSDLPTEATPHVSTDVPEEAPDDRRVFTNGQQVEYPPFEPEGEEIDVQPVQYQPHQPDNPEVVVVVDDTDINVDVFAYNLGTCANNRNKCSQFADCKDHSSGYCCHCRPGFYGNGIQCVAEGKPQRMNGKVHGQVYVGNSPTPERFNSNDLHSYVVVNDGRSYVAISDIPHSLGPSLLPLSAMGGVIGWAFALEQPGFKNGFSIIGGVFTRQAEVTFLPGNEKLTIRQEFKGITEHDHLAVSTTLEGRVPEVPRDATVQVEPYSEIYQYSNNLITSSSTRNYAVNLPDGSTEMRTFQWRQTISFQGCQHDESLRDMRPTQMLSVDQVFVMYDPNNQLIRFAMSNKIGDINGGQPEENPCFTGRHGCDTNAVCRPGDGTQFTCQCAAGFNGDGRTCYDIDECRENPQICGSHAICNNQPGTFRCECEDGYQFGNDGQTCVEVSRPVDACEEGTHTCDIPERAQCSYTGGSSYICSCLPGFVGDGRVCQDIDECQPGRCHQDAVCYNTQGSFTCQCRPGYYGDGFYCSPDRTKTQCESHRDSLLGVTEFGPRGPRPPVGQYIPTCDEDGNYEPMQCHGSTGHCWCVDRNGQEIPGTRSGPGSRPMCIDNGGVRPPVGPTPRPDVHPLPPGTHLLYAQSGRIEHVPLEGYDMKKDDAKTVLHLPEKVVIGVAYDCVDKMIYWTEITSPSISKASMQGGEPVVVIRSDLHSPEGIAIDHLGRTMFWTDSVKDHIEVASLDGSQRRVIINSDLVNPRAIITDPPNGNLYWADWNREAPKIETSYMDGSNRRVLIKDDLGLPNGLTYDSQSSLLCWADAGTHKMECIHPGRGDRRQIMEGIQYPFGVTSFGKNIYYTDWRRDAVVAVDRYTGKESDEFQPQKRTKLYGIATAYVQCPSGQNYCAVNNGGCTHLCLATPNGRSCKCPNNAFEVGCVERDSGY, via the exons ATCAACACCAATGGTTTCGTTGCCACAGCGGAACCCAAAAGCGAGTCGACCTATCTTGGCAAAATGCCAGCACAATTTGGAATGATTGCAGCTCTACACGGAGATCTGGACACGAGTGACGGCGTGGGCAAGGTTTTCTTCCGTCAAGACAGCAGCCCGGATGTGCTGCGTCGGGCTGCGGAGCACATCAACAGAGCCTTCCCGGACGACAAAGAAGTCAGTCCCACCCATGCTGCGGTGATCACCTGGGTAGACGTCGCCCGCAGTGAACATCAAAGCAGAGGAGATAGCGTCGACCAGAAA TTCATTTCTTTACAGAGAAACACCTTCCAACTGGTAATTGCATCACTGGAGACGGCTTCAAATGCCATACTCCTGTATCCCAGAGATGGGATTCAGTATACCAGCAGTCCTGTAAAGGACACAAGTGTCATCTTGCATGCTGGCTTCAGCAAAGGCTTGGTCAAGGGTTTCCTGTTTTCCAGTCAGGGCCCATACTACCGCACTACCGCTGATGATGATGCATCCGTCAGCGCTTTAGCTGA GCAGACCAACTCCGGCCTCAGGGGTGTTTGGGTATACGAGATTGGAACGTCACCGTATTTTACCAACGTGGCTCCAGGTGAGGTGAGCGACCTGCCCACTGAGGCTACTCCTCACGTGTCCACTGATGTCCCCGAAGAAGCCCCCGATGACAGGCGAGTTTTTACCAATGGACAACAAGTGGAGTACCCTCCTTTTGAGCCTGAAGGGGAGGAGATCGATGTCCAACCCGTTCAGTACCAGCCTCACCAACCTGATAACCCtgaagtggtggtggtggtagacGACACTGACATAAATGTAGATG TGTTTGCATACAACCTCGGGACCTGcgcaaacaacagaaataagTGTTCTCAGTTTGCTGACTGCAAGGACCACTCCAGTGGGTACTGCTGCCACTGCAGGCCTGGTTTCTACGGCAATGGGATACAGTGTGTGGCAGAGG GAAAGCCTCAGAGGATGAACGGTAAAGTTCACGGACAGGTCTATGTGGGCAACTCCCCCACTCCAGAGAGGTTCAACAGCAACGATCTGCACTCGTATGTGGTGGTGAATGATGGACGCTCCTATGTGGCCATCAGTGACATCCCTCATAGCCTTGGCCCTTCCCTGCTGCCACTGTCAGCCATGGGGGGTGTGATTGGATGGGCCTTTGCTCTGGAGCAGCCCGGCTTCAAGAACGGCTTCAGCATCATCG GGGGAGTGTTCACACGGCAGGCTGAGGTCACCTTTCTGCCTGGGAATGAAAAGCTGACTATCAGGCAGGAGTTTAAAGGCATCACTGAGCACGACCACCTTGCGGTGAGCACTACCCTGGAGGGCAGAGTCCCTGAGGTGCCTCGTGACGCCACCGTGCAGGTCGAACCGTACTCTGAGATCTACCAGTACAGCAACAACT TGATCACCTCATCCTCAACTCGGAACTACGCGGTGAACTTGCCCGATGGCTCCACTGAGATGAGGACGTTCCAGTGGCGTCAGACCATCTCCTTCCAAGGTTGCCAGCATGACGAGTCTCTAAGAGATATGCGACCCACGCAGATGCTCAGCGTGGACCAGGTCTTTGTCATGTACGACCCCAATAATCAACTCATCCGCTTCGCCATGAGCAACAAGATAGGAGACATCAATG GAGGACAGCCTGAGGAGAACCCGTGTTTCACTGGTAGACACGGCTGTGATACTAATGCTGTTTGCCGGCCTGGAGACGGGACGCAGTTCACCTGCCAGTGTGCTGCTGGCTTTAATGGTGATGGACGCACATGTTATG ACATTGACGAGTGCAGAGAGAATCCTCAGATCTGTGGCTCACACGCTATCTGCAACAACCAGCCCGGCACCTTCCGCTGTGAATGCGAAGACGGATATCAGTTTGGCAATGATGGGCAGACGTGTGTTG AGGTTAGCCGACCCGTGGACGCGTGTGAAGAGGGCACCCATACCTGTGACATTCCTGAGCGCGCCCAGTGTAGCTACACAGGAGGCTCCTCCTACATCTGCTCTTGCCTTCCAGGATTCGTAGGAGATGGAAGAGTCTGCCAAG ACATAGACGAGTGCCAGCCCGGCAGGTGCCACCAGGACGCTGTGTGTTACAACACCCAAGGGTCCTTCACCTGCCAGTGTAGGCCAGGTTACTACGGCGATGGCTTTTACTGTTCTCCAG ataggacaaaaacacaatgtgagAGCCACAGAGACAGTCTTCTGGGTGTGACAGAGTTTGGCCCAAGGGGTCCACGGCCACCTGTTGGCCAGTACATCCCCACCTGTGATGAGGATGGCAACTATGAACCCATGCAGTGCCATGGCAGCACAGGACACTGCTGGTGTGTGGACCGAAACGGTCAGGAGATCCCAGGGACTCGCTCTGGGCCCGGCAGTAGACCCATGT gCATTGACAATGGTGGAGTGAGACCACCTGTTGGACCCACCCCTCGACCCGATGTCCACCCTTTGCCTCCGGGAACACACCTGTTGTACGCTCAGAGTGGCAGAATAGAGCATGTCCCCCTGGAAGGTTATGATATGAAGAAAGACGATGCCAAGACTGTCCTTCATCTACCT GAGAAAGTGGTCATTGGAGTGGCCTACGACTGCGTGGACAAGATGATCTACTGGACCGAGATCACGTCTCCATCAATCAGCAAGGCCAGCATGCAGGGCGGAGAACCTGTGGTGGTCATTAGATCAG ATTTGCACAGCCCAGAGGGGATTGCAATTGACCATCTGGGACGAACTATGTTCTGGACGGATTCTGTGAAGGATCACATCGAGGTGGCCTCACTTGATGGTTCTCAGCGACGTGTCATCATAAACTCAGATCTTGTCAACCCTCGTGCTATTATCACTGATCCCCCTAATGG TAATCTGTACTGGGCCGACTGGAACCGAGAGGCTCCCAAGATTGAGACCTCTTACATGGACGGATCCAACAGGCGGGTGCTGATTAAGGATGATCTCGGTCTGCCCAACGGCTTGACTTATGACTCTCAAAGCTCTCTGCTTTGTTGGGCAGATGCTG GCACACATAAAATGGAGTGTATCCATCCTGGCCGAGGTGATCGCAGACAGATCATGGAGGGCATTCAGTACCCGTTTGGGGTCACGTCTTTTGGGAAGAACATCTACTACACTGACTGGCGAAG GGACGCTGTGGTTGCGGTGGACCGCTATACTGGCAAGGAGTCTGATGAGTTCCAGCCTCAGAAACGTACCAAGTTATATGGGATCGCCACAGCTTATGTGCAGTGTCCTTCAG GACAAAACTACTGTGCGGTGAACAACGGCGGCTGCACACACCTCTGCTTAGCAACACCAAACGGTCGCTCCTGCAAATGCCCCAACAATGCATTTGAAGTAGGCTGTGTAGAGAGAGACAGTGGGTACTAA